AAGATCGATAAAGAAGAGTACCTCGAAATGAGTTGGATCGAGTCAGTTTTATATTTCTCGGGACTTCCTAAAGGAAGTACGACCCAAGATTTAAAATCGCGGTATTGGTCAAATAAGTCGTACTTCAAGACCAAGTCCGACTATGTTAGGGAACACGTCCCGATTGAGGGTTTAGAGGGTGCACTTGAAATAATTGCCTCAGAGCCCACGGGGCTTATGTTATTGGACCCTTATGGAGGAATTATGGACCGGATTAGTAACGACTCGATTGCATTTCCTCACCGAAAAGGGAACGTGTACAACATTTTGTATGCTTCGTTTTGgggagaggaagaggaagaggaggaAGATCGGTGTTTAAGCTGGGTTAGGAGTTTGTATGATTATATGACACCTTTTGTAACCTCGAATCCGAGGGCGGCTTATGTTAATTACATAGACCTTGATCTAGGAACAATTGATTTTACGGTTAATAATGATGATAATGTTGTTGAAAAGGCTAGAGTTTGGGGGGAGAAATATTTCTTAGGAAACTATGATAGGTTGGTGAAAGTTAAGAACGTTATTGATCAACAAAATGTATTTAGTCATAAACAAGGGATTCCCTCTTCTAGTGTACAAACTCATGACGAGTTGTGAATCACGTGTACACTATTattgtaaaacaaaaaaaatcaatgttGTTGAAATACATGGTTTCGTGTATTTTTTGTCAAACAATATTTTTGTTCAGTTTGAATTACCTAACGCAGTGTCGTGCACAGACCATTAATGTTTATTACTAGGTCAAGACATCTTTAATTATGTCAATTACACTTGAAGCATACTCCTTgaaatgaaatcaaaatagaGTGGTCGTCATCATTTTCATTATCATTATCCCATTGTCTTAAAGAGACTCCGCAACAAGTGAGATAAGGGGATCGAACGCACGTAACCTTACTCCTACCATAGATAAAAATGGAATAGTCTTATCTAATTTGTTAAGCCGTTGCGAGCCTCGATCTAAAACATAAGAGTTAGTAGGTGAGAGTAACGATGGATCAGGTCGAGCATTGTGACAAGCTTGTGtgcgttgggcctgccttggcACGACCCATAACTCAAACAATTAGATACGAGTCATGACCAAATTTTCAAAAGGGGGAACATGCAGACACGGTACGAACCCATGATCGACACCGTTTCATTTTCTGTCGTGCTTGCGTGTCTAAGCCAAATTTCACTTGTTTTAGCTTGAATTTTCCGTGTTGGACCACACCGTGCATTGCCTTGTCAAAAAAATATGACCCACGTAACCCACGAGTTGATGCGTACAAATATGTGTCATCCATTGCCTATCCCTACCCATATGGCCATATTGTGCCAAGCATTATAGTATGTGGTAAACGACTCTGTGATATGACCAGCTTGACCCAAATCATCTTTATGCTAGATTGTGAGAGCATTACATTTTTGGGATAATTTTGACCAAAATAAGGTAGAAATTACTGTTCTCATGCTCATCACTTTACTTGTGCGCAGACTTTCAATTATTAGATAACACTGGACGAGATTTTTTTGCTTTTAGACGTTTTAGTTATCAACTAAAACACAATGTTATGAGGTTGATTTAGTTTATACAAGAATCACATTTGATCAACATCCAAGACTTATATCAAGGGCAAACTCTTGAAGACGTATGCttttaatacgaagtattttttTACGTGTATGAATAAAAGACAAATTCTTGTAAAAGTGTGACAGTTTGTAAATTGCCAGGTCACATGCTACAGTATATCACCCACCTTTATCTAACTAATATGCTATTTAGCATGGTTTAACAGTTAAGTAAATATAGTATTCGATATGTTAGGAGACTGGTTTGTGAATGGAATGAGACTCAATAAACGACAGGAAAGCACACATGAGACAAAAATATTAACACTTCTAACATAATGTACTAATGTTTATACATGGCATACGATAAATGAAAGTATTCTATATTTTTTGtttctaataatttttttttcccggttaaacaaatttaattataaGGGTATAGTAGATCGATATATCACAATGGGACCCCAAAAAGTCAAACACCCCCGAAATTCTCTTATAGAACATAGATTAATATACTTGTGATCTTTAGATATCTAATTTGAGCTTAATTAACTTACTGTTTTCCATGCAAATTTTCGTTGAAACAAATGGAGCCATAAGGAAACAAATGGATTAGACACATTTTTATTTGACATTTTCCACATAACCTAATAAAATTCCTTTGGAAAATTCAACGTTAAATAAACATAAGTGATGACATAAACATGTTTAAGCAATGATGCACATCTTGTAACTTGTAAGCTCCTTCACAAATTATATATAGTTGTTCATTAAATTGAAATCACTAATAAAATTTCATTAACACAAATTAAGATGGCTAATTTCTTTTACCGAATTAATCTCATATTTATGCTCTTAGCTCCCTTATGTATTGTTTCCTTGTCACAACCATCACATTTGATCACTTCTTGTTTAACTCATAACCATGTCACCAATTTCACCCTTCACCCTACTTCACAAAATCATCTCAACACATCATCTTACTACAATCTCCTCctcttttccctccaaaatctTCGGTTTTCGACCCTCGAAAACCCGAAGCCTAATGTAATCATACTACCGGAGAGCAAAGAACAGCTTGTAAGCAGTTTTCTTTGCGCTAAGAAATCGGCTTACGAGGTTAGGGTTAGGAGTGGTGGGCATAGCTATGAAGGAGTTTCATCAGTTTCTAGGGATGGGAAACCATTTGTGATCATTGACATGATTAATTTGGATAAAGTGGTGGTGGATTTACGGTTAAAAACTGCATGGGTTGAGGGTGGCGCAACCGTAGGTCAGGTGTACTACACCATAGCAAAGCAATCTAAGGGGGTGTATGGGTTCTCTGGTGGGTCATGCTCCACAATTGGAGTTGGTGGCCACTTTCTAGGGGGTGGTTTTGGGTTTTTGTCTAGGAAATATGGGCTGGCTGCAGATAATGTGATGGATGTTTTACTCGTGGGCCCAACGGGCCAAGTGTTGGACCGGGCTTCCATGGGGGAGGATGTTTTTTGGGCTGTTCGCGGTGTTGGTGGGGGTAGTTTTGGAATTGTCTATGCTTGGAAGATTAAGTTGTTGAAGGTGCCTCCTAAGGTGACTGCCTTTCAAGTCTCAAGAAATGGTCATGTTGATAGCATTTCTCAATTGGTGCACAACTGGCAAGAAGTTGGGCCTTACCTACATGATGATTTTTACCTTTCAATATCTATTGGAGCTAATAACGGCGAAAATGGTACTAATGTTGTTACGACATTTAGTGGACAATATCTCGGGGACAAACTCAAGGCAATTTCTATATTGAACAATGTTTTTCCCGAGTTGAGGATAAGGGAGGATGAGTGCCAGGATATGAGCTGGATAGAGTCGGTTTTGTACTTCTCTGGGCTAGGTGAAGGAACCACGATAAATGATCTAAAAAATCGATATCTACAAAGTAAAAACTATTACAAAGCAAAGTCCGATTATGTAACTACGCCCATTCCAATCAAAGGCATACGAGGTGCCATGGAGATACTCGCAAAGGAGCATAAGGGTAATATCATATTGGACCCTTACGGAGGAAAGATGGCTCGTATAGCCAACGACTCCATAGCCTTTCCTCACCGAAAAGGAAACCTTTTTAGCATCCAATACTTGTTGTCGTGGGAAAATGAGGATGTTTCGAACAACGATAGATACATAGGTTGGATAAGGGGATTTTACGAGTACATGGCGCCCTTTGTTTCGTCTAATCCGAGGGCGGCTTACGTTAACTACTTAGATTTCGACCTTGGAGAAGAGTTGGACTACAATGTTGTTGATTCAATGAATGGTAGAGTTTGGGGGGAGAAGTATTTTCTTAACAACTATGAGAGATTAGTCAAGGCCAAGACAATCTTTGATCCTTGCAACTTTTTTCGTTATCCGCAAGGAATTCCACCAATGTCTATCAATAAGAAATGTCACAATCCTTGAGACCTCAACTTGAAAATTTCGAGTCTGAATTTCATGTCCCATAATCTGTGTATCACTTTCTCTTATTTGTTGATATCCAATTATGTAATTATAGAAATGAAAATAAAAGTGGTTGACTAACTACAAATATCAACCAATAAAAAGGAATGGTACATTAGTGGTACACAAATTGTGGGATAGAAGATTATAACTCGAAAAGGAGTActaatatacgaagtacttgTACAATGTAATACATTAACAACTAATTAGAAAATAAAGGGTATTATGTAGACAAACGAAGTTAACATATGTTATACTAGTACTTATGCACGCGATATGTACCAGACATTTTACGTAAATGATGTAATTTCACACTATTAGTATTATGTAATGAATTAACTATGAGAGTTGTGACGTGTGGTAATAGTAATGAACTtgtataatacggagtactccttaTATCGTATATTTGTTTCCAATACAACTTTATCCAAAGTATTTCCCAAGCATGTGTCTTGTAGTACTTTTAACCAAATTAGATCCCGTACATGGATATtttaaaatcattattttaccattttttatatataaccAGTTTTGAGAAACCTTTAGCTATACTGGTTAATTAATTGATTGGTGCTTTCACTTTTCATAGAAAAGAACAGGAATGTCATATGAATTGTTAATAATGATATTTTTTCCTCATCACAAAAAAAAGCGAAGCGGAATGGAATTGAGTGGTCCGAGTGGAGGGTACTtaaagatggtgcaattaatatTGTACATTAGAATAAAAATCAAGTCATAATGTTTACCCCGTTATAATGTCAAAATTAGTATTTGTGCTTGGGGCATGGATAATGCCCCAGATTATTATATGAACACCGATTAAATATTAATCTTTAATGAAATtatgtttgatattttttttcacaAGATGAATTTTctatattatattaatattaattttgttaaaataaCACGTAAAATGTCAGAGCTCAATTGAATGACACTCTAGTTTTACAAGTTCGAATCTAATAATGTACAAAGGTAGTTTACCCTctaaactatatatatatatatatatatatatatatatatatatatatatatatatatatatatatataggaacaGGTTTAGGTGAGAACCTCTCTTAAGATAAGAACCCCTCCTAAAATGAGAACCTATGAGAACCGTCGGATCATGAGAAGATCAACCGATGTTATTAATCCTCTCCCATCCTAATCTTTTTACgtcaactttctctctctacctcCTTCTCACTCAACTTCCCAGAAAAGCTAACCAACCAACTTTTCTCCCTTCGAAACATTTTTCAGATTCCTCACCTTAATTTTCATCAATTTTTCTTCGAATTTGTGTGTTCATTAAGAATTATCTACAAATTCGGACGCTTCTTGCATAAGTTGATGAATTTTCTGCAACATTTATCAAAGATAGAGGTAAAAGATATGAATTTAGTTGATTTAAATTTCTAGATTCTGATTTGATCGAATTAGGGTGTATATTGTACAATTTCACTCGATTTTTAGCAAAATTAATTTTACTCACATTTTATTGTAATTTCCTACTGCAATTTTAGGGTTCCATCAAACGTTTGACTACAATTTCATTTGCGATGTTCAATTCCTCCCACGCAGCTGCATATACAAGCTCGAAGTTAGGTATTAATCGATTTTTCTACGTTTCATTGAGTTTTTAGCAAAAATTTCGAAGCTATTGAACAATTAGTTGCGAAAGAATTGgctgttttttattttaattattttacctgatatttttataagttttggaGCTcgattttgttctaattttgaGGGTAGATACGAACATTTTTTTAGTGAATGTTTCTGTGATTTTCACCCTTGGATTCGTCAAGATTGTTGTATAATTTCGTGACCCCATTCCAAATTTCTCAAATATAGAGAGGTAAAGGCTGCCAATATAGAAAGTAAACAAATCTCTGTGAAAGTAAACAAAACCTCTCTAAAAGTAAATCAATGATAACAAACTGATGCCAGTGTTGCCTTGT
This Spinacia oleracea cultivar Varoflay chromosome 6, BTI_SOV_V1, whole genome shotgun sequence DNA region includes the following protein-coding sequences:
- the LOC110776243 gene encoding berberine bridge enzyme-like D-1, with translation MANFFYRINLIFMLLAPLCIVSLSQPSHLITSCLTHNHVTNFTLHPTSQNHLNTSSYYNLLLFSLQNLRFSTLENPKPNVIILPESKEQLVSSFLCAKKSAYEVRVRSGGHSYEGVSSVSRDGKPFVIIDMINLDKVVVDLRLKTAWVEGGATVGQVYYTIAKQSKGVYGFSGGSCSTIGVGGHFLGGGFGFLSRKYGLAADNVMDVLLVGPTGQVLDRASMGEDVFWAVRGVGGGSFGIVYAWKIKLLKVPPKVTAFQVSRNGHVDSISQLVHNWQEVGPYLHDDFYLSISIGANNGENGTNVVTTFSGQYLGDKLKAISILNNVFPELRIREDECQDMSWIESVLYFSGLGEGTTINDLKNRYLQSKNYYKAKSDYVTTPIPIKGIRGAMEILAKEHKGNIILDPYGGKMARIANDSIAFPHRKGNLFSIQYLLSWENEDVSNNDRYIGWIRGFYEYMAPFVSSNPRAAYVNYLDFDLGEELDYNVVDSMNGRVWGEKYFLNNYERLVKAKTIFDPCNFFRYPQGIPPMSINKKCHNP